In the genome of Lathyrus oleraceus cultivar Zhongwan6 chromosome 4, CAAS_Psat_ZW6_1.0, whole genome shotgun sequence, the window AATATGAGTGGCGACAAAGTCATGATTCAATAGTGCCTCCTTGCTCTCTTTTTACCACCAAGGACAATAGGTAATTGAAGACAGAGTTGTCATGCTTCATTGATGAATCACATATTCAAATGATTATTACTTTACTTAACACCACATAAACAAAACAAGTGAAAAATGTAACAAAAAGTGTGATTTTGTCATCTAAAACCCTGATCCTAATCTACAAAGAAAACATAAAAGACAATGTAACACAACTAGAgtgaaaaaaaacaaaagagtAACATAAAAAAAAAGTCCAATATCTCAAACAAGAGCACTTTTACACCCACTAAACATCTTCAAAAAAAATTCTTATGCGTGACAAACCTAAGTGGGGTGCACTATCATTATCCATCCCAACATTTACCACCACAATCAAACCAATCACATTACGCCACGTCACCCACCCTACATTTTTTTCAACTAACTCTAACACCAATTCcctattttaaattttttaattaaatttcCCCCCTCCACCGCGCCACCATTAACCGCCACTCGCCGGCGTTAAACACTTCTCCGGCGAGCCATGAATGTTTGAAAAACAACCGTCTCCCCCGCCGGAAACTGATCCACCGCACGACTTCTACATTTCAATCCAAGAGGCTCAACAGCATTTACCATCTTCTTCAACATCTCGTTGTTATAGCCACTGCATGTAGTTGATATCGACATCGTACCTGGTCGGAAAATCTGAACAACTTTCCTCAACACGTGTACTATGTTGTCGTTAACAGAACCAACGCATTCAAAGCTAGCGTAGCTGAAACCATCTTCCGGTGTTACATGAATGGTGGAATACCAATCGTTATCCATTCCATTCATAGAGTAGCCACAAGGATCAAACGCAAAATCACAAATCAATGCATTTGGGTTTATCTCATTGATTCCGGTTAGCTCCGTCATCTCTTTTCCGGCAGAGTCGCCGGTTTTTCCATCTCCGGGTCGGCGGAAGAATTTTCGAGCTAGGATAAGGTCTAGCTCTGTCATGCATATCTCCATAGTGAAGACATCGCTATCACTATCACTATGATTGTGATGAGTTATTGAAGAGTGTGCGGTGAAAACATGCCAAGAGTGTGAAGATGATTTTGAGGGCATGATGGAAGCTTTTCTATGGCAAAGATTTGAAGGGATAGTGTCTTGTAAGAAGGTTACTTCATGATTGAAGCTTGTGTGAGGGAAAGGTTGTGAGTTTGGGAAGATGAAGCTTCCTCTTGTGTAACGACAAGAGCATAAAGTGAGACCTAAATGGTTTGCATAATGGATTAAAGGAAGAATGGATTTGAGAAGTTGAGTAGTTCCACATGTTTTGATTATGATCTTAGTTGGATAAACAAAGAGGCTTGATTCTGATAAAACATATGCATCAAAGTAAGAGTTACCAACGGCTGAAACCACGGTACATTGAACAGCTTCCAACACTTGTTGTATTGATTCAAAATCAATTTTCCTTAGACCCAGTTGGAAGATAATTGGATCATCTCCAAAGAAATTAAGTTCCAAACGTTTCTCAAATCCTTCAAACCCAGATACAGCCATTTGGGTTAGTGTTTTGAATGTAACAGAGAAAAAACAGAGGGAAACAGAGGAGTTTTGTTTTGAACTCAAAAGCTAGTTAGAGAAGGTGAGAAATGGAGATAGAGATGTTTGAAGTGAGAGAAAAGATTGGAGGGTCAATGAGATTTATAGGTGTATGTGAATAAGAATGAGAGTGAAATTGTATTGAGAATGTTACGAAAAGAGCATGCGGGTGATGGAACCAAGAATCATGATTGTAGGCATAATGAAGTGAATAGGATTATGATAGTACGCAACATTAAGTTTTTATTTTTAAGTGTAACATTCAATAGTTCTCTGTCTCTATTCTCCACTCACCTTCATCACTGTTTTCCTAGATTTCTAGTTTTGCATATCTTTAGTATCCTACAAGATAGACTACACAATAAGAGTATACCATTAGTGCTTTTTTTATGTCTTTACTTTATCCCTTAATAGATTTTGGATTCCATTAAATAATTCAAAGATAGTCAATCATCACATCAAATAGTTATATCAACTAACTTGCTCACATGATAAATCAGTCACTATAGTATTAATTAATTGGCTTTAGTGGTTTAAGAAAAAATTTGA includes:
- the LOC127073378 gene encoding S-adenosylmethionine decarboxylase proenzyme 4, which encodes MAVSGFEGFEKRLELNFFGDDPIIFQLGLRKIDFESIQQVLEAVQCTVVSAVGNSYFDAYVLSESSLFVYPTKIIIKTCGTTQLLKSILPLIHYANHLGLTLCSCRYTRGSFIFPNSQPFPHTSFNHEVTFLQDTIPSNLCHRKASIMPSKSSSHSWHVFTAHSSITHHNHSDSDSDVFTMEICMTELDLILARKFFRRPGDGKTGDSAGKEMTELTGINEINPNALICDFAFDPCGYSMNGMDNDWYSTIHVTPEDGFSYASFECVGSVNDNIVHVLRKVVQIFRPGTMSISTTCSGYNNEMLKKMVNAVEPLGLKCRSRAVDQFPAGETVVFQTFMARRRSV